A region from the Pseudomonas sp. P8_229 genome encodes:
- a CDS encoding AMP-binding protein: MNWIKLEHLLLKAAPARAISHAPALDHAQLCEQALSVAAGLQAQGVKRLAVHLEDAAELAIALLGAWRAGVSVLLPADLQPQTRQRWSAEVDLWLTDQAGDTQLNDVQQPPLPGAELDLDQCRLSLCTSGSSGEPKRIDKSLRQLANEVEALEQLWGADLGEACIIGSVATQHIYGLLFRVLWPLCAGRPFVRKQLAFPEDLQRASREYPAFAWVASPALLKRMGDNLDWPALSAVRRVFSSGGALPLEAAHSLQQRLQQWPTEILGSSETGGIAWRQGASLWQPFAGVELSQDSDGALLIASPYLPTGHVEHTADAARIAADGRFELLGRLDRIVKLEEKRISLPMLEQALVAHDWVAEARLGVVQENRAVLGALLVLSEEGLFALREQGRRNLTEALRKHLSEHCEALALPRRWRLVRQLPLNSQGKLPQADIEALLLAPRPKAPEVLEKVETDGEWSLQLAVPADLAYFSGHFPKAPVLPGVVQVEWALKLGQQLLNLPGKFAGMEVLKFQQLVRPGDEIQLHLRFDSERGKLYFAYRNDTATCSSGRILLGVEHD, from the coding sequence ATGAACTGGATAAAACTTGAGCACCTGTTGCTCAAGGCTGCGCCGGCGCGGGCAATCAGCCACGCACCGGCACTCGATCACGCGCAACTGTGCGAACAGGCGTTGAGCGTTGCCGCCGGTCTGCAAGCGCAGGGCGTGAAGCGCCTGGCTGTGCATCTGGAAGATGCCGCCGAACTGGCCATCGCTTTGCTGGGCGCATGGCGCGCTGGCGTCAGCGTTCTGCTGCCTGCGGATCTGCAGCCACAAACCCGCCAGCGCTGGTCCGCTGAAGTCGATCTGTGGCTGACGGATCAAGCCGGTGACACGCAACTGAACGACGTTCAGCAACCGCCACTGCCCGGCGCCGAACTGGATCTCGACCAGTGCCGTCTGAGCCTGTGCACGTCCGGCTCCAGCGGCGAGCCCAAGCGCATCGACAAATCCCTGCGCCAACTGGCCAACGAAGTCGAAGCGCTGGAGCAGTTGTGGGGCGCGGACCTCGGCGAGGCCTGCATCATCGGCAGCGTTGCCACCCAGCATATCTATGGCTTGCTGTTTCGCGTGCTGTGGCCTTTGTGCGCCGGGCGCCCGTTTGTGCGCAAACAGCTGGCGTTTCCCGAAGACTTGCAGCGTGCCAGCCGCGAGTATCCGGCCTTTGCCTGGGTCGCCAGCCCGGCGCTGCTCAAGCGTATGGGTGACAACCTCGACTGGCCGGCCCTCAGTGCCGTGCGCCGGGTGTTTTCCTCCGGCGGCGCGTTGCCGCTTGAAGCCGCGCACAGCCTGCAGCAACGTTTGCAGCAGTGGCCGACGGAAATCCTCGGCAGTTCGGAAACCGGTGGCATCGCCTGGCGTCAAGGTGCCAGCCTGTGGCAGCCATTCGCCGGGGTTGAGCTGAGCCAGGACAGCGACGGCGCGCTGCTGATCGCATCTCCCTATCTGCCGACCGGGCATGTCGAACACACCGCCGATGCCGCACGCATCGCCGCCGACGGCCGTTTCGAATTGCTGGGGCGGCTGGACCGCATCGTCAAGCTCGAAGAAAAGCGCATTTCCCTGCCGATGCTGGAGCAGGCGCTGGTCGCTCACGACTGGGTCGCCGAAGCACGGCTGGGCGTGGTTCAGGAAAACCGCGCGGTCCTTGGGGCACTGCTGGTGCTCAGCGAGGAAGGTCTGTTCGCCTTGCGCGAACAGGGCCGCCGCAACCTGACTGAAGCCCTGCGCAAACACTTGAGCGAGCATTGCGAAGCCCTGGCCTTGCCTCGGCGCTGGCGTCTGGTGCGGCAACTGCCGCTGAACAGCCAGGGCAAGCTGCCGCAGGCTGACATCGAAGCACTGCTGCTGGCGCCACGGCCTAAGGCCCCGGAAGTGCTGGAGAAGGTCGAAACCGATGGCGAGTGGAGCCTGCAACTGGCGGTGCCAGCGGATCTGGCCTATTTCAGCGGCCACTTTCCCAAGGCCCCGGTGCTGCCGGGTGTGGTGCAAGTCGAATGGGCGCTGAAACTTGGTCAGCAATTGCTGAACCTGCCCGGCAAATTTGCCGGCATGGAAGTGCTGAAATTCCAGCAACTGGTGCGCCCCGGCGATGAAATCCAGCTGCACCTGCGCTTCGACTCTGAGCGCGGCAAGCTGTATTTCGCTTATCGCAATGACACGGCGACGTGCTCAAGTGGCCGGATTCTTTTGGGTGTAGAGCATGATTGA